In Betaproteobacteria bacterium, one DNA window encodes the following:
- a CDS encoding alanyl-tRNA editing protein — protein MSTVEIYLDDAYQTVSKTRVIKADERGIQLARTPFYALGGGQPGDRGFLETEHGRIGISNTIRERASGEIIHMPEAGPALERLKAGDETRAEIDWDLRYRHMRCHTCLHLLCSLIPFPVTGGSVRADSGRLDFDIPESILDKAALSEKLQALIDRNARLNFQFLTPAEIRARPELVRTLQVAPPLGEELVRLVEIDGIDIQACGGSHLRATGEIGRAWITKIEKKGKLNRRVEIALIDAPLPVQGQT, from the coding sequence ATGAGCACCGTTGAGATTTACCTCGATGATGCCTACCAAACGGTGTCCAAAACGCGTGTCATCAAGGCCGATGAGCGCGGGATCCAGCTCGCTCGCACACCGTTTTACGCTCTGGGCGGGGGCCAGCCCGGCGATCGCGGATTCCTCGAAACCGAGCACGGGCGCATAGGCATCTCGAATACGATCCGGGAACGTGCGAGCGGGGAGATCATTCACATGCCTGAGGCCGGACCCGCGTTGGAGAGGCTCAAGGCGGGAGACGAAACCAGGGCCGAAATCGACTGGGATCTGCGCTACCGGCACATGCGCTGCCACACCTGCCTGCATCTGCTGTGTTCGCTGATTCCTTTTCCGGTTACCGGTGGCAGTGTGAGGGCGGATAGCGGCCGCTTGGACTTCGATATTCCCGAATCTATTCTCGATAAAGCGGCGCTCTCCGAAAAACTGCAAGCACTCATTGACCGCAATGCGCGCTTGAACTTCCAATTCCTAACTCCCGCCGAGATACGCGCCCGCCCGGAGCTTGTGCGCACGCTGCAGGTGGCGCCGCCGCTCGGAGAAGAGCTCGTGCGGCTGGTAGAGATCGATGGAATCGATATACAAGCTTGTGGGGGGAGCCATCTGCGCGCCACGGGCGAGATCGGACGCGCCTGGATCACCAAAATAGAAAAGAAGGGAAAGCTCAACCGGCGGGTGGAGATTGCGCTGATTGACGCTCCCTTGCCGGTGCAAGGGCAAACCTAA